One segment of Methylotuvimicrobium sp. KM2 DNA contains the following:
- a CDS encoding methyltransferase domain-containing protein, with translation MNETAITDSIKNYYGKVLGSSQDLKTSACCTADAFPKHLRTLLKDVHPEVVERFYGCGSPLPPALEGRTVLDLGCGTGRDCYLLSRLVGENGRVIGVDMTDEQLDIARTYRDWHAERYGYARSNVEFRQGYIEDLASLGIADNSIDVVVSNCVVNLSPDKRRVLSEIFRVLKPGGELYFSDVYADRRIPEALKLEPVLLGECLAGAFYWEDFRRALQDLGCPDVRIVSESPIDIDDDEVHAKIGMIEFRSITIRAFKMPLEDRCEDFGQVATYRGTIAGHPHFFDLDDHHHFETGRPLRVCGNTADMLGGSRYGRHFELLGDKSVHFGLFDCAPPNSSTNLTSGAACC, from the coding sequence ATGAACGAAACCGCGATAACCGATTCGATAAAAAACTACTACGGCAAAGTGCTGGGCTCCAGCCAGGATTTGAAAACCAGCGCTTGTTGCACGGCCGATGCCTTTCCAAAGCATTTGCGCACTTTACTCAAGGATGTCCATCCCGAAGTCGTCGAGCGCTTTTACGGCTGCGGTTCGCCGCTGCCGCCAGCGCTCGAAGGCCGCACGGTCTTGGACCTGGGCTGCGGGACCGGGCGCGATTGTTATTTGTTGTCCCGGCTGGTCGGCGAGAACGGGCGGGTCATCGGCGTCGATATGACCGATGAACAACTCGATATCGCGCGAACATATCGCGATTGGCATGCCGAACGTTACGGTTATGCACGTTCGAATGTCGAGTTCAGGCAGGGCTATATAGAGGATTTGGCCTCGCTCGGTATCGCCGACAACTCGATCGACGTGGTCGTGTCGAATTGCGTCGTCAACTTGTCGCCGGACAAGCGGCGCGTGCTGTCGGAAATTTTCCGAGTACTCAAGCCCGGCGGCGAATTGTATTTTTCCGATGTTTATGCCGACCGGCGCATCCCCGAAGCGCTCAAACTGGAACCGGTATTGCTTGGCGAGTGTCTGGCCGGGGCGTTTTATTGGGAGGATTTTCGCCGCGCCTTGCAGGATCTCGGTTGTCCCGATGTGCGTATCGTCAGCGAAAGCCCGATCGATATCGATGATGACGAGGTGCATGCCAAAATCGGCATGATCGAGTTTCGTTCGATCACGATACGGGCATTCAAAATGCCGCTCGAAGACCGCTGCGAAGATTTCGGGCAAGTCGCGACTTACCGAGGCACGATCGCAGGTCACCCGCACTTTTTTGATCTGGACGATCATCATCATTTCGAAACCGGAAGGCCCTTGCGCGTGTGCGGCAATACCGCCGACATGCTCGGCGGCAGCCGCTACGGCCGTCATTTCGAGCTATTAGGCGACAAAAGCGTGCATTTCGGCCTGTTCGACTGCGCACCGCCAAACAGCAGCACGAATCTAACTTCCGGCGCGGCGTGTTGCTGA
- a CDS encoding TIGR04282 family arsenosugar biosynthesis glycosyltransferase — protein sequence MTARGAIALFVKTPRLSPVKTRLAVKIGTDRAEQFHWLAARTTAAIINATERLATMQGYYAVAEEIAATNGIWRGMPCLWQGEGGLGERMRRVYEHLLQNHDFVVLVGADIPQMTVADLQQASSWLAHDEQARFAFGPSLDGGFWLFGGNCALPGRLWTDVEYSTAEIGAHFFNAVKQWGEVQTLRTLQDADEPSDLPVLLKALQALSVPTREQVELARFLSGPAALPDEAVYV from the coding sequence ATGACCGCACGCGGCGCGATAGCCTTATTCGTCAAAACCCCGAGGCTCTCGCCGGTCAAAACGCGCTTGGCGGTCAAAATTGGGACCGATAGGGCCGAGCAGTTTCATTGGCTGGCCGCTCGGACGACGGCGGCGATTATCAACGCAACGGAGCGGCTGGCTACGATGCAAGGTTATTATGCCGTGGCCGAAGAAATCGCGGCGACGAACGGAATCTGGCGAGGCATGCCGTGTCTGTGGCAAGGCGAGGGCGGTTTGGGCGAGCGTATGCGTCGAGTGTACGAGCACTTATTGCAAAATCATGATTTCGTCGTGTTGGTAGGAGCGGATATCCCGCAAATGACCGTTGCCGACTTGCAGCAAGCTTCAAGCTGGCTTGCTCACGACGAGCAAGCCCGGTTTGCGTTCGGGCCGAGTCTTGACGGCGGCTTTTGGCTGTTCGGCGGCAATTGCGCGCTGCCCGGTCGGTTGTGGACCGATGTCGAATACAGCACCGCCGAGATCGGCGCGCATTTTTTCAATGCCGTCAAACAATGGGGCGAAGTGCAAACGCTGCGAACCTTGCAAGATGCCGACGAACCGTCCGATTTACCGGTGCTGCTCAAAGCGCTGCAAGCATTGTCGGTACCGACACGGGAACAGGTCGAGCTCGCACGGTTTTTGTCCGGACCGGCAGCGCTACCCGACGAGGCGGTTTATGTATAA
- the arsS gene encoding arsenosugar biosynthesis radical SAM (seleno)protein ArsS (Some members of this family are selenoproteins.), with the protein MYNVKPLLLNSRFPALRRAQLTTLQMNLGYLCNLSCVHCHVNAGPKRTELMTREVMEKTLQFAEKQTIQTLDLTGGSPEMNPDFRWLVETARRQGLHVIDRCNPTILVEPGYEWVAEFLAGQQVEIIASLPCYIGDNVDAQRGKGVFSASIAALKRLNELGYGHPDSGLSLNLVFNPQGPVLPPPQEALEQQYRDHLLQEFGIVFNRLLAITNMPIQRFGAVLMAGGKHETDSRQIFDDYLRLLKDAYRPENLSKVMCKSLLSIDWQGFVYDCDFNQMLDLPLGGKNPVHIGDLLSEDLDSAPIQVADHCFGCTAGQGSSCGGAL; encoded by the coding sequence ATGTATAACGTCAAACCTTTATTGTTGAATAGCCGGTTTCCGGCATTACGCAGAGCGCAGTTGACGACGCTGCAGATGAATCTGGGTTATCTCTGCAATCTGAGCTGCGTCCATTGCCATGTCAACGCGGGGCCTAAGCGTACCGAGTTGATGACGCGCGAAGTCATGGAAAAAACGTTGCAATTCGCCGAAAAACAAACCATACAGACCTTGGATCTGACCGGCGGATCGCCGGAAATGAATCCGGATTTTCGCTGGCTGGTCGAGACCGCTAGGCGGCAAGGCCTGCACGTCATCGACCGCTGCAATCCGACCATTTTGGTCGAGCCGGGTTACGAATGGGTCGCCGAATTCCTGGCCGGACAGCAGGTCGAAATCATTGCGTCCTTGCCTTGCTATATCGGCGATAACGTCGACGCGCAGCGCGGCAAAGGGGTATTTTCGGCCTCGATTGCCGCGCTCAAACGACTCAACGAACTCGGTTACGGCCACCCGGACAGCGGCTTGTCGCTGAATCTGGTATTCAATCCGCAGGGCCCGGTGCTGCCGCCGCCGCAGGAAGCGTTGGAGCAGCAATACCGGGATCATTTGTTACAGGAATTCGGTATCGTTTTCAATCGCCTGTTGGCCATTACCAACATGCCGATACAACGTTTCGGTGCGGTACTGATGGCGGGCGGCAAGCATGAAACCGATAGCCGGCAGATCTTTGACGACTATCTGCGATTGCTCAAGGACGCCTATCGACCGGAAAACCTTAGCAAGGTCATGTGCAAAAGCTTGTTGAGCATCGATTGGCAAGGTTTCGTCTATGACTGCGATTTCAATCAAATGTTGGATTTGCCGCTGGGCGGCAAAAATCCGGTTCATATCGGCGATTTGTTGTCTGAAGACCTGGATTCGGCGCCGATACAAGTGGCCGATCATTGTTTCGGCTGCACCGCAGGCCAAGGTTCGAGTTGCGGCGGTGCGCTCTAA
- a CDS encoding MBL fold metallo-hydrolase, producing the protein MNRAKLQTLAFALTISLTILVLVAYSSTAASRSKVQLQVLGAGGPEINDRRAGSSYLLRIDDKAVVMIDTGPGSSLNFEKAGADFNDLQALLYTHFHVDHSSDFPALVKGSYFTDRKKDLPVYGPSGNDLMPSTKEFIDKLFGKSGIYRYLNEYINPDSQSNYKIQAHNVRFAKNKIQTFNISPNLSISAISVHHGPLPALAWRIDAEDCSIVISGDSSNEYNTLIKLAEGSDLLIAHHAIPEQATGAARNLHMPPSEIGKIARAAKVKHLVLSHRMRRTEGSEEETSAIIRKHFPGPIDFADDLENYPLTGCGK; encoded by the coding sequence ATGAATCGAGCCAAACTCCAAACTTTAGCATTCGCCTTGACGATTAGCCTGACGATCTTAGTTTTGGTCGCTTATTCATCAACTGCAGCCTCTCGATCAAAGGTTCAATTACAAGTGTTGGGTGCCGGCGGCCCTGAAATCAACGACCGTCGCGCGGGGAGCTCTTATTTGCTGCGGATCGACGATAAAGCCGTAGTCATGATCGATACCGGCCCCGGTAGCAGTCTTAATTTCGAAAAAGCCGGCGCTGATTTCAACGATTTGCAGGCCCTGTTATACACGCATTTTCATGTCGATCACAGTAGCGATTTTCCAGCCTTGGTAAAAGGCTCCTATTTTACCGACCGAAAAAAAGACTTACCTGTCTATGGTCCATCAGGCAACGACCTTATGCCTTCGACAAAGGAATTTATAGATAAATTGTTCGGTAAAAGCGGCATCTACCGTTATTTAAACGAATACATCAACCCCGACAGCCAAAGTAATTATAAAATACAAGCTCACAACGTCCGTTTCGCTAAAAATAAGATACAAACATTCAACATTTCACCGAATTTATCCATCAGCGCCATATCCGTACATCATGGCCCCTTGCCCGCTTTAGCCTGGCGTATCGACGCAGAAGACTGCAGCATCGTCATCTCAGGCGACAGCAGCAATGAATACAATACCTTAATTAAGCTTGCTGAAGGCTCCGATCTGCTGATCGCCCATCATGCCATCCCTGAACAGGCTACTGGAGCCGCTCGTAATCTGCACATGCCGCCTTCGGAAATCGGCAAAATCGCACGAGCCGCAAAGGTCAAGCATTTAGTCTTATCCCACCGCATGCGGCGAACCGAAGGTTCGGAAGAAGAAACCTCGGCAATCATACGCAAGCACTTTCCGGGACCGATCGATTTTGCCGACGATTTGGAGAATTACCCATTGACCGGCTGTGGAAAATAG
- a CDS encoding poly(3-hydroxybutyrate) depolymerase, with translation MIDFSTIKLHLTKRNMWLAAIFLPPILLMLIMLLMEIGSSDYAQMGNAVYRPESIQGRCQIQQLKGGSAGATHGESTADGIKYNVRTPLNYDPTFPHPLLLVLSPAGSNRAKTEKTTDLTLAATTAGMIVAYADHPPLSPTSTVELGTIPELIAKKWCIDDKRIYITGHSDGGTSAMALAFMSGTKHIPSAIAPSAAGINYQDLRQRRCPDPIPAMIMHSAKDKLFPGYGKESAGWWATCNQCDPIPEPLDNGCSAYTNCASGIKTWYCEGDKPHSQWPDINAILIDFFVSSD, from the coding sequence ATGATTGATTTCTCGACTATCAAACTCCACCTGACCAAACGAAACATGTGGTTGGCAGCGATTTTTCTGCCACCCATTCTGTTGATGTTAATCATGTTGTTGATGGAAATCGGGAGCAGTGATTATGCTCAGATGGGCAATGCCGTTTACCGACCCGAGTCAATTCAAGGCCGATGTCAAATACAACAGCTTAAAGGGGGATCTGCCGGCGCCACCCATGGCGAATCCACTGCGGACGGTATCAAGTATAACGTACGCACACCTTTAAATTACGATCCGACATTCCCTCACCCGTTGTTATTGGTATTATCGCCTGCCGGTTCCAATCGAGCCAAAACCGAAAAAACGACCGATCTAACACTGGCGGCAACAACCGCCGGTATGATTGTCGCCTATGCCGACCATCCGCCCCTATCGCCCACCTCGACCGTTGAACTCGGCACTATTCCCGAACTCATCGCCAAAAAATGGTGTATCGACGATAAAAGAATCTATATCACCGGTCATTCCGACGGAGGCACCTCCGCCATGGCCTTGGCATTCATGTCCGGCACCAAACATATTCCAAGCGCCATTGCTCCCAGCGCGGCCGGTATCAATTATCAGGACTTGCGCCAACGCCGCTGCCCCGACCCGATACCGGCCATGATCATGCATAGCGCAAAAGACAAGCTGTTTCCGGGTTATGGAAAGGAATCGGCGGGGTGGTGGGCGACATGCAACCAATGCGACCCGATTCCCGAACCTCTCGATAACGGATGTAGTGCTTACACGAACTGCGCTAGCGGTATAAAAACCTGGTATTGCGAAGGCGATAAACCGCATTCGCAATGGCCGGATATCAACGCGATATTGATCGATTTCTTTGTTTCATCAGACTAA
- a CDS encoding EthD family reductase, producing MQAAKLIVMYPKPTDLDVFEHRYTEEHVPMAVEKMVGKTRFVASLITSTADGKPAPYHRIAEVYFPSMPALEACLNSIGGQETAKHAVEISSGGAPLFLISEVETVDF from the coding sequence ATGCAAGCGGCAAAGTTAATTGTCATGTATCCTAAACCGACCGACCTGGATGTCTTCGAACACCGTTATACAGAAGAGCACGTACCTATGGCCGTAGAAAAAATGGTTGGTAAAACACGCTTCGTCGCCTCATTGATAACTTCGACTGCCGATGGCAAGCCGGCGCCCTATCACCGAATAGCCGAAGTTTATTTTCCGTCGATGCCGGCTCTGGAAGCCTGTTTAAATTCAATCGGCGGGCAGGAAACGGCTAAACATGCCGTTGAAATTTCCAGCGGCGGCGCACCTTTATTCCTAATTTCCGAAGTCGAAACTGTCGACTTTTAG
- a CDS encoding LysR family transcriptional regulator translates to MEMHQIRYFLAVCDKGTFTRAAQAVYVSQPSMTQAIKKLEEELGGELFVRDRGGCHLTALGRLVEPNLRRIFLEAQAIKAEAIRFTRLNTVPIRVGMMNTIGSQSLNPVFADFQRDFPRIELELIVDTESNLLRQLDAGYLDLVISAPIALPVRPFQSLLLYRERYVVAFSHQHRFKQMQNIDLKTLQSEPYLDRLNCELREKLKSVCRDLHIELYAAYRSNSEEWILNMVRAGMGVALMPEFSVPKDTELVDYRNLIDPEIIRDIHAIFQTQVSPKPERQALIAKLQQGF, encoded by the coding sequence ATGGAAATGCATCAGATTCGTTACTTTCTGGCGGTTTGCGATAAAGGCACGTTCACACGCGCAGCACAAGCGGTCTATGTCTCACAGCCATCGATGACACAAGCAATTAAAAAGCTTGAGGAGGAGTTGGGCGGCGAACTTTTTGTAAGGGATAGAGGGGGATGCCATTTAACTGCGTTAGGTCGTTTGGTCGAACCGAATCTTCGCCGGATTTTTCTTGAAGCGCAGGCCATCAAGGCTGAAGCGATACGATTTACCCGTTTGAATACTGTGCCTATTCGTGTCGGCATGATGAATACGATCGGTTCGCAGAGCTTGAATCCGGTGTTCGCTGATTTTCAACGCGATTTTCCTCGTATCGAGCTGGAGTTGATTGTCGATACCGAGAGTAATTTACTGAGGCAATTGGATGCGGGTTATCTCGACCTGGTGATCAGCGCGCCGATTGCTTTGCCGGTCCGGCCCTTTCAGTCGTTATTGCTATACCGGGAGCGTTACGTTGTCGCTTTCAGTCATCAGCATCGATTTAAACAAATGCAGAACATCGATTTAAAAACTTTGCAATCCGAACCTTATCTCGATAGGCTCAATTGCGAGTTACGAGAAAAACTTAAAAGTGTGTGTCGGGATTTACATATTGAATTATATGCGGCCTATCGGAGTAATAGCGAGGAATGGATTTTGAATATGGTTCGTGCCGGCATGGGTGTTGCCTTGATGCCTGAATTTTCTGTCCCTAAAGATACTGAACTTGTCGATTATCGCAACTTGATAGATCCTGAAATAATTCGCGATATCCATGCGATATTTCAAACGCAAGTGTCGCCAAAGCCTGAACGGCAAGCCTTGATCGCAAAATTACAACAAGGCTTTTAG